The Candidatus Saccharimonadales bacterium genomic interval AGTGATTGGGAGCCAATAAGCCTTGAAGACTTGGCGCTCGATTGATTGGCTTAAGTCAAGGCGCTAAGCTTAAGTTATGAGTTCTAATATTCGCGTCCGCTTTGCGCCCAGTCCAACTGGGTTACTGCATATTGGCGGGGTTCGGACCGCCTTATTTAATTACTTATTTGCTCAACAAGGTGGCGGTCAATTTATTTTGCGCTTGGAAGATACCGACCAAGAACGGTTTGTGCCAGAGGGCGTCAAACAGATTGTTGAGGGTTTAAGCTGGTTGAGCCTGGAACCCGATGAGGGATTTTGGATCAGCCATGGCAAACAAAAGGGAATCGACTACATCCAATCCAACCGCCACCAAGCGGGGGCCTATCAACAATGGGCCAATAAGTTGGTCGAAGCCGGTTTGGCCTATCGATCGCAGATCGCACCGGAAAAGTTCAAGCAGTTAAAAGCGGCGGCCGAAAAATCCGGCCAACCATGGGTTTATCGCCGGACTATGGAAGAGGCCGCCAAGGGTGATCATGACCAGCATCCAATAAGAGTAGATGTTGCGGCTGTTGCAAAGAAGTTGGGCTGGAACCAAATTACTTGGCGCGATGAGATCAGGGGAGAGTTTGAGACTGGCTTAGGCTTGATCGAAGACTTTATCATTATAAAAAGCGACTCTTACCCAACCTACAACTTTGCTAATGTCATTGACGATCACGATATGAAAATTAGCCAGGTAATCCGCGGCGATGAGTTTATTGCCTCCACCGCCAAGCACGTTTTGCTCTACGGAGTTTTCGGTTGGGATCAACCAGACTTTATTCACTTGCCAGTCATCAACGGTAGCGACGGCAAAAAGCTAAGTAAGCGCACTGGCGATACCGACATTTTGGAATATCGAAAGCAGGGTTATTTAGCTGAGGCTGTTATTAACTTTCTAGCGCTGTTGGGTTGGAACCCCGGCAGTGGCGAAACCCAAGAGATTTTTAGCCGTAGTCAACTAACTAAGCGCTTTTCGCTCGAGCGGATCCAGAAAAGTCCGGCCGTTTTTGATCCAGCCCGGCTCGATTGGATGAACGGGGAATACATTCGGGCCATGAAGCCAGAAGAGTTGCTGAATCAGCTGGTGGCCTTTTTGGGCGAAACCAACCTTGCAGTCCAACTCAAACATGATCCGGCCTATTCGCTAGCTGCGATTGAGCTAATCCAGGAACGAATGAAGAAATTGTCCGAAGCCCAAGAACTACTCGGATTCTTCTTTAACGACCCCGACCCCAGCCAGCTAGAACTGCCACATGGCGATGCGCATAAATATCTAGAAGTCACTGCCCAAGTGTTATCTCAAAATCAAGACATTTTTAGCGACGCCAAGGATTTAGAAAAACTGATGCGCCAAAAGGTTCTAGAGCAAGCCGGAGCCGATAAACCGGGGCCGCTCTTTATGGCCGTTCGAATAGCCATCACCGGGCAAACCGCCACCCCAGGGCTATTTGAAACTATGGTGGCTCTAGGACCGGAGACGGTATTGCGTAGGCTGAAAGCCGCAGCGACTGCTTAATTAAGCATAAGATCTTTGCTATAATCAATCTATGTCGCCAGAACAATCCGATCACCCAGATGCC includes:
- the gltX gene encoding glutamate--tRNA ligase, whose product is MSSNIRVRFAPSPTGLLHIGGVRTALFNYLFAQQGGGQFILRLEDTDQERFVPEGVKQIVEGLSWLSLEPDEGFWISHGKQKGIDYIQSNRHQAGAYQQWANKLVEAGLAYRSQIAPEKFKQLKAAAEKSGQPWVYRRTMEEAAKGDHDQHPIRVDVAAVAKKLGWNQITWRDEIRGEFETGLGLIEDFIIIKSDSYPTYNFANVIDDHDMKISQVIRGDEFIASTAKHVLLYGVFGWDQPDFIHLPVINGSDGKKLSKRTGDTDILEYRKQGYLAEAVINFLALLGWNPGSGETQEIFSRSQLTKRFSLERIQKSPAVFDPARLDWMNGEYIRAMKPEELLNQLVAFLGETNLAVQLKHDPAYSLAAIELIQERMKKLSEAQELLGFFFNDPDPSQLELPHGDAHKYLEVTAQVLSQNQDIFSDAKDLEKLMRQKVLEQAGADKPGPLFMAVRIAITGQTATPGLFETMVALGPETVLRRLKAAATA